In Camelina sativa cultivar DH55 chromosome 16, Cs, whole genome shotgun sequence, a single window of DNA contains:
- the LOC104749436 gene encoding uncharacterized protein LOC104749436 gives MRGAESLVTLNHKILRPCRKLLIRISKSCPRRHNRHLKLKKASPSSSASSGNKVTKVVALFFLSFHKKKQKKEKMKRLNELRSFSHAVSDQKKVPNKESNKKVFPSRLTMSWLGQGKGNNNNTQEVPQDHDARSRDSTSAFIP, from the coding sequence ATGCGAGGAGCTGAGTCGTTGGTTACCTTAAACCACAAGATTCTCCGGCCATGTAGGAAACTCCTAATCAGAATCAGCAAGAGCTGTCCTCGACGCCATAACCGGCATTTGAAACTCAAGAaagcatctccttcttcttcagcttcttcaggGAACAAGGTCACCAAAGTGGTGGCTTTGTTCTTCCTCTCCTTCCAtaaaaagaagcagaagaaagagaagatgaagcGGCTTAACGAACTCAGGAGCTTCTCGCACGCAGTCAGTGACCAGAAGAAGGTCccaaacaaagaatcaaacaagaaagTTTTCCCATCAAGACTCACAATGTCATGGCTAGGTCAAGGCAagggtaacaacaacaacacacaggAAGTCCCTCAAGATCACGATGCACGTAGTAGAGACAGCACAAGCGCATTCATTCCTTGA
- the LOC104749437 gene encoding uncharacterized protein LOC104749437 isoform X2, which translates to MADQDLPSVINVVLVVKLLDHVAAIQNQNTGKSYAHQIKEENDKFMMEKETKMEESNNLAEAELIIAMKEKSRMEHENTMNMMTTHNVNLYSKTSYRWSMS; encoded by the exons ATGGCTGATCAGGATTTGCCCTCCGTTATAAACGTAGTTCTTGTAGTCAAGCTTCTAGACCATGTTGCAgctattcaaaaccaaaacactgGGAAATCGTATGCTCACCAGATTAAG gaagaaaatgataaattcaTGATGGAGAAAGAAACGAAGATGGAAGAATCTAATAACCTTGCAGAAGCAGAGTTAATAATAGCGATGAAAGAGAAGTCACGGATGGAGCATGAGAATACCATGAATATGATGACAACACACAACGTAAATTTGTATTCAAAAACTTCGTATAG GTGGAGCATGAGctaa
- the LOC104749437 gene encoding uncharacterized protein LOC104749437 isoform X1, with product MADQDLPSVINVVLVVKLLDHVAAIQNQNTGKSYAHQIKEENDKFMMEKETKMEESNNLAEAELIIAMKEKSRMEHENTMNMMTTHNVEHELKQKEETHEQEMMMHYVIDVSDSAADRNKVLIKDQTHSRFGVLVAKLSNYHLLLFCVFYCFCFFYFCIFPTLL from the exons ATGGCTGATCAGGATTTGCCCTCCGTTATAAACGTAGTTCTTGTAGTCAAGCTTCTAGACCATGTTGCAgctattcaaaaccaaaacactgGGAAATCGTATGCTCACCAGATTAAG gaagaaaatgataaattcaTGATGGAGAAAGAAACGAAGATGGAAGAATCTAATAACCTTGCAGAAGCAGAGTTAATAATAGCGATGAAAGAGAAGTCACGGATGGAGCATGAGAATACCATGAATATGATGACAACACACAAC GTGGAGCATGAGctaaaacaaaaagaggaaacaCATGAACAAGAGATGATGATGCATTATGTGATCGATGTCTCCGACTCTGCTGCTGATCGTAATAAAGTACTAATAAAAGATCAAACACATAGTAGATTCGGTGTGCTTGTTGCAAAACTTTCAAATTAtcatttacttttattttgtgtgttttattgtttttgctttttttacttttgcattTTCCCAACTCTATTGTAA
- the LOC104749438 gene encoding uncharacterized protein LOC104749438 gives MPPGSKKRKALKKKQQEEQESIGAGANNKGFNGHGNISGHDEHGSQDERESDGNLSSPGYQGNDEFGARDPSPSPPSSSGLGKVTVKDKTDVTRAEGVKGEDFTAVGRGTDHQENCVDKPPNSFPENFTHTSRKLASQEAGGTSTLEIAPAVDSDKPVVVMADKNEQVESSTDSDSVQQKSGETEEKRRRKEAKEGNNNPGSAAETSKEIKRGKESEVPECSEERSLMPSGPPVVRTSWLSCCGLFDVMTGSER, from the exons ATGCCTCCTGGGTCGAAGAAAAGAAAGgccttgaagaagaagcagcaagaGGAACAAGAATCCATTGGAGCTGGTGCCAACAACAAAGGCTTCAATGGTCATG GGAACATTTCTGGACATGATGAACATGGAAGCCAAGATGAGAGAGAAAGTGATGGCAATCTGAGTTCTCCTGGTTATCAGGGAAATGATGAATTTGGGGCAAGAGACCCATCTCCTTCACCTCCTTCATCATCTGGTCTGGGGAAAGTCACTGTTAAAGATAAAACAGACGTTACTCGGGCAGAAGGAGTGAAAGGTGAAGACTTTACTGCAGTTGGAAGAGGAACGGATCATCAGGAGAATTGTGTGGACAAACCACCCAATTCCTTTCCTGAAAATTTTACTCACACTTCCAGAAAACTAGCTTCTCAAGAGGCTGGTGGTACTTCAACTTTGGAAATTGCACCTGCTGTTGATTCGGACAAGCCTGTGGTTGTGATGGCTGACAAAAATGAGCAAGTTGAGAGCTCGACAGACTCCGATTCTGTCCAACAGAAGTCTGGTGAAACCGAAGAGAAGCGTAGACGAAAAGAAGCGAAAGAAGGTAACAACAATCCAGGATCTGCTGCGGAGACAAGCAAAGAAATCAAGAGAGGGAAAGAATCTGAAGTGCCAGAATGTTCGGAAGAAAGG AGTCTAATGCCTTCTGGTCCACCAGTTGTTCGAACCTCATGGTTGAGTTGCTGCGGTTTGTTTGATGTGATGACAGGATCTGAAAGATAA
- the LOC104749440 gene encoding probable methyltransferase PMT25 yields the protein MAMGKYSRVDGKKSSSYGLTVTIVLVISLCLVGAWMFTSSWSAPADSVDYSSSETAKDVEPVTKNDLKKEEGDRDQKNFSDEKNEEKHAVTENNEVKNEIEKSAEGNQVDESSGETTEAVEEKKESDDSNGDGDVEKEKKNVKEVESESDEASQKEKTQLEESTEENKSEDGNGNEEKSEEKPEENASETEEISTEKSNKDVFPAGDQAEITKESSTRDGAWSTQLVESQNEKKVQESSISKDQSSYGWKTCNVTAGPDYIPCLDNWQVIKKLQTTMHYEHRERHCPTESPHCLVTLPDGYKRSIKWPKSRERIWYNNVPHTKLAEIKGHQNWVKMSGEHLTFPGGGTQFKNGALHYIDFIQQSHPPIAWGNRTRVILDVGCGVASFGGYLFERDVLALSFAPKDEHEAQVQFALERGIPAMLNVMGTKRLPFPGSVFDLIHCARCRVPWHIEGGKLLLELNRALRPGGFFVWSATPVYRKNEEDSGIWKAMSELTKAMCWKLVTIKKDKLNEVGAAIYQKPTSNKCYNKRPKNEPPLCKDSDDQNAAWNVPLEACMHKVTEDSSKRGAVWPNMWPERLETAPEWLDSKEGVYGKPAQEDFTADQEKWKTIVSKSYLSGMEIDWSNVRNVMDMRAVYGGFAAALKDLKLWVMNVVPVDAPDTLPIIYERGLFGIYHDWCESFNTYPRTYDLLHADHLFSTLRKRCSLVSVMAEIDRILRPQGTFIIRDDMETLGEVEKMVKSMKWKVKMTQSKDNEGLLSIQKSWWRPAETETIKSAIA from the exons ATGGCGATGGGGAAGTATTCCCGTGTAGACGGGAAGAAATCATCAAGCTATGGTTTAACCGTTACTATTGTTCTGGTTATTTCCTTATGTTTAGTTGGGGCGTGGATGTTCACGTCTTCGTGGTCTGCCCCGGCTGATTCTGTTGACTATTCCTCAAGTGAAACTGCAAAGGATGTGGAACCTGTTACTAAGAATGacttgaagaaagaagaaggcgATCGTGATCAGAAGAACTTTTCTGATGAAAAGAACGAGGAAAAACATGCTGTGACTGAGAACAACGAAGTGAAGAATGAGATAGAGAAATCTGCTGAGGGGAACCAGGTCGATGAGAGCTCTGGCGAGACAACTGAGGCAGTCGAGGAAAAAAAGGAGTCTGATGACAGCAATGGTGATGGAGAtgtggagaaggagaagaagaatgtaaAAGAAGTAGAATCCGAAAGTGATGAAGCAAGTCAGAAAGAGAAAACGCAACTGGAAGAGAGCACGGAAGAAAACAAATCTGAGGATGGTAATGGAAACGAAGAAAAGTCTGAAGAAAAACCAGAAGAGAATGCTAGTGAAACTGAAGAAATCAGCACGGAGAAGAGTAACAAGGACGTCTTTCCAGCTGGTGACCAGGCTGAAATTACAAAAGAGTCGAGTACTAGAGATGGAGCTTGGTCGACCCAATTGGTTGAGTCACAGAACGAGAAGAAAGTGCAGGAGTCCTCGATATCTAAGGACCAAAGTAGCTATGGATGGAAAACTTGCAATGTGACTGCTGGGCCAGACTACATCCCTTGCCTTGACAACTGGCAAGTTATCAAGAAGCTTCAAACTACAATGCATTATGAACACCGTGAGCGTCATTGTCCTACGGAATCTCCTCATTGTCTTGTGACTCTTCCTGATGGATACAAGCGGTCCATCAAGTGGCCAAAGAGTAGGGAAAGG ATCTGGTACAACAATGTTCCCCACACCAAGCTTGCAGAGATCAAGGGACATCAAAATTGGGTGAAGATGAGTGGTGAACATCTCACGTTCCCTGGTGGGGGTACTCAGTTTAAGAACGGTGCCCTTCACTACATTGATTTCATCCAACAG TCACATCCTCCTATTGCTTGGGGAAATAGAACTCGTGTTATATTGGATGTTGGGTGTGGAGTTGCTAGCTTTGGGGGTTACCTTTTTGAAAGAGACGTGCTTGCTTTGTCATTTGCTCCCAAGGATGAGCATGAGGCGCAAGTTCAATTCGCGCTGGAACGTGGTATTCCTGCAATGTTAAATGTTATGGGAACCAAAAGATTACCCTTTCCTGGTTCTGTTTTTGACCTTATCCATTGTGCTCGTTGTAGGGTCCCTTGGCATATTGAAG GTGGTAAACTCCTTTTGGAATTGAATCGTGCTTTAAGGCCGGGTGGTTTCTTTGTCTGGTCAGCAACTCCAGTCTATAGGAAGAACGAGGAAGATTCTGGTATATGGAAAG CAATGTCGGAGCTCACAAAGGCTATGTGCTGGAAGCTGGTGACAATTAAGAAAGACAAATTGAATGAAGTTGGTGCTGCCATATACCAAAAGCCAACTTCAAATAAATGTTACAACAAAAGACCTAAAAATGAGCCACCTCTCTGCAAGGATTCCGATGATCAGAATGCAGCCTG gaatgtTCCACTTGAGGCATGTATGCATAAAGTGACAGAAGATTCATCGAAGCGAGGAGCGGTGTGGCCAAACATGTGGCCAGAAAGGCTCGAGACTGCACCTGAGTGGTTGGATTCAAAGGAAGGTGTTTATGGAAAACCTGCACAAGAGGATTTCACAGCGGACCAAGAGAAATGGAAAACTATTGTCTCAAAGTCATACCTTAGTGGCATGGAAATCGATTGGTCGAATGTGAGAAATGTGATGGACATGAGAGCAGTCTATGGAGGATTTGCTGCTGCATTGAAGGATCTGAAACTATGGGTGATGAACGTGGTTCCTGTAGACGCGCCAGATACACTGCCGATCATATATGAACGTGGTTTATTTGGAATCTATCATGACTGGTGTGAATCATTCAACACTTATCCCAGAACTTATGACCTTCTCCATGCCGATCATCTTTTCTCTACCCTGAGGAAGAG GTGCAGTTTGGTGTCGGTAATGGCTGAAATTGATCGAATTCTTAGGCCACAGGGAACTTTCATCATTAGAGACGACATGGAAACATTAGGAGAAGTTGAGAAAATGGTGAAATCCATGAAATGGAAAGTTAAAATGACGCAGTCCAAAGATAATGAAGGCTTGCTTTCCATTCAAAAGTCATGGTGGCGTCCTGCAGAAACTGAGACAATCAAATCTGCAATCGCTTAA
- the LOC104749441 gene encoding WD repeat-containing protein 55: MEIDLGANAFGIDFHPSQNLVAAGLIDGHLHLYRYDSDSSLVRERKVRAHKESCRAVRFIDDGQRVVTASADCSILATDVETGTSVAHLENAHEDAINTLINVTETTIASGDDNGCVKVWDTRQRSCSHEFNAHEDYISDMTFASDSMKLVATSGDGTLSVCNLRTSKLQSQSEFSEDELLSVVIMKNGRKVISGTQNGNLLLYSWGFFKDCSDRFVDLSPNSVDTLLKLDEDRVITGCDNGILSLVGILPNRIIQPIGAHDFPIEDLALSHDNKFLGSTAHDSMLKLWNLEEILEGSNGNSGNASGAAGHSDSDNDGMDLDNDPSKSSKGTKRKTKSKSTTLDSTNNFFADL, from the exons ATGGAGATCGATTTGGGAGCTAACGCGTTCGGTATCGACTTCCATCCATCGCAAAATCTAGTGGCTGCTGGTCTCATCGATGGCCACTTGCATCT ATACCGATACGACTCAGATTCTTCACTCGTCAG GGAACGTAAAGTTCGTGCACATAAGGAGTCTTGCAGAGCTGTTCGTTTCATTGATGATGGccaaa GAGTTGTCACTGCTTCAGCTGATTGCTCCATTCTAGCTACTGATGTGGAGACTGGTACTAGTGTTGCACATCTTGAGAATGCTCACGA GGATGCTATTAATACTTTGATTAATGTTACTGAGACAACTATCGCTTCAGGAGATGATAATGGCTGCGTTAAG GTTTGGGATACGAGACAGCGCTCTTGCTCTCATGAGTTTAATGCACATGAGGATTACATTTCTGACATGACTTTTGCATCTGATTCAATGAAACTAGTGGCAACAAG TGGAGATGGGACTCTGTCTGTCTGTAATCTCAGAACTAGTAAGCTCCAATCTCAGTCTGAATTTTCTGAAGACGAACTACTTTCTGTTGTGATAATGAAG AATGGCCGTAAAGTTATCAGTGGAACTCAGAATGGTAATCTCTTGTTGTATTCATGGGGATTTTTCAAGGATTGCAG CGATCGGTTTGTTGATCTATCTCCAAATTCAGTTGATACTCTATTAAAG CTTGATGAGGACAGAGTTATAACTGGATGTGATAATGGAATACTTAG CCTCGTTGGAATACTGCCCAACAGAATCATACAGCCTATTGGGGCTCACGACTTCCCTATTGAAGATCTCG CTCTCTCACATGATAACAAGTTTCTCGGTAGCACAGCTCATGATAGTATGCTGAAG TTGTGGAACCTAGAGGAGATTCTAGAAGGTTCTAATGGGAACTCGGGGAACGCATCTGGAGCTGCAGGACACAGTGACAGTGACAACGATGGGATGGACCTTGACAACGATCCTTCCAAGTCTTCCAAAG GCAccaagaggaaaacaaaaagtaaatcgACTACTCTGGACTCTACAAATAATTTCTTCGCAGACTTGTAG
- the LOC104749442 gene encoding uncharacterized protein LOC104749442 — MSGNKIIVGDDGGRSSVGVRKSSNGISDIPSGSKKMVQSLKEIVNCPDAEIYAVLKDCNMDPNEAVTRLLSQDPFHEVTSKQEKKKQIRDIQDSRSRGYNNNYNRGSRGGSDRYTGRSGATPFTSSESGSVQVKTTNKRESGMQSYAGSYSSTSGISSHHQIPHSDFVAKDSKTPTVTSGGELSSLHSVTGHQTAWFGASGQLSMADIVKMGRPHSQTINSQKNVDMRSEVIQEHEIAANQYVPLKDEWPSMEKPVAASTSFVSVAPTEEICNGAADLQSSRRDQHPKGQLEDTHSAENGLFGNLGRDHVQPDTVAGGAEVDDSVVSSEYDDNPHRYQTQNNPAEHQKDEDEISPVVANLQDLSIENHDQYTSHDEDRPAVVIPDHLLIHTEECSQLSFGSFGGFGSRPLSNSLEEASSVAPQIERDDARNTEFYGDEHLGTMSNGHMVHASSANNYDDSSESKQEVLLPENPETAHQENQYSFAQPGPEYAYENVKQQLDTAFDAAQTSMTNQMHNLASLTNVMQGYTNSIPNTLLAQTAQSARELEHQYSPFSGLQSVPSRSNDTSLGGQSISMPEALRGGPALPQQIAMNPYSQPTLPLTHYANMIGYPMIPQSYPYIPSAFQQAYAGNNS; from the exons ATGAGCGGCAACAAGATCATCGTCGGCGATGATGGTGGTAGGAGCAGTGTCGGAGTCAGGAAAAGCTCAAACGGGATTTCTGATATCCCGTCTGGGTCGAAGAAGATGGTTCAAAGTTTGAAAGAAATTGTAAACTGCCCTGACGCTGAGATCTATGCTGTGCTCAAGGACTGTAACATGGACCCTAACGAAGCCGTCACTCGCCTCCTCTCCCAAG ATCCTTTTCACGAGGTGACGagcaaacaagaaaagaagaaacag ATTAGGGATATACAAGATTCCCGGTCACGAGGCTATAATAACAATTACAACCGTGGTAGTAGAGGTGGTTCTGATCGTTATACTGGACGGAGTGGAGCTACCCCTTTCACCTCtagtg AGTCAGGAAGCGTCCAAGTAAAAACTACTAACAAGAGGGAGAGCGGTATGCAGTCTTATGCAGGTTCTTATTCTTCTACATCTGGCATATCGAGCCACCATCAGATACCACACAG TGATTTTGTTGCTAAAGACAGTAAAACGCCAACTGTTACCTCGGGGGGTGAATTATCATCATTACATTCTGTTACTGGACATCAAACAGCATG GTTTGGAGCTTCAGGTCAGCTGTCTATGGCTGACATTGTGAAGATGGGTAGGCCTCATAGCCAGACAATAAACTCTCAGAAAAATGTCGATATGCGTTCTGAGGTAATTCAGGAGCATGAAATTGCTGCAAATCAGTATGTACCTCTGAAAGATGAATGGCCCTCAATGGAGAAGCCAGTGGCTGCTAGCACTTCTTTTGTATCAGTGGCACCAACTGAAGAGATATGCAATGGTGCAGCAGATTTACAATCCAGTAGAAGAGATCAACATCCGAAGGGCCAGTTGGAAGACACACATTCAGCAGAAAATGGTCTCTTTGGGAATCTTGGAAGAGATCATGTGCAACCTGACACTGTAGCTGGTGGAGCTGAGGTAGATGACTCTGTAGTTTCATCTGAGTATGATGATAATCCGCACAGATACCAAACGCAGAACAACCCTGCTGAGCACCAGAAAG ATGAAGACGAAATTTCGCCTGTTGTTGCCAACCTTCAAGACTTGAGCATAGAGAACCATGATCAATACACCTCTCATGATGAGGATAGACCTGCTGTCGTGATTCCAGATCATCTGCTAATCCATACAGAAGAGTGCTCACAGTTAAGCTTTGGAAGTTTTGGAGGCTTTGGATCAAGGCCTCTGAGCAACAGCTTAGAAGAGGCTTCTAGTGTAGCTCCACAGATTGAACGTGATGATGCTAG AAATACCGAGTTCTATGGAGATGAACATCTAGGAACCATGTCCAATGGACATATGGTCCATGCGTCTTCTGCCAACAATTATGATGATTCCTCAGAATCTAAGCAAGAGGTTTTGTTGCCAGAAAACCCTGAAACTGCTCACCAGGAGAACCAGTACTCGTTTGCCCAGCCGGGTCCAGAGTATGCATATGAAAATGTGAAGCAGCAGCTGGATACTGCATTTGATGCTGCACAGACAAGCATGACTAATCAGATGCATAATCTTGCTTCATTAACAAATGTGATG CAAGGGTATACAAACTCAATTCCAAACACTCTATTGGCACAGACAGCACAGAGTGCCAGGGAGCTTGAACATCAGTATTCCCCTTTCTCAGGCCTACAGTCTGTGCCGTCAAGAAGCAACGATACCTCACTAGGTGGCCAAAGCATTTCCATGCCAGAG GCACTCAGAGGTGGACCAGCGCTTCCTCAACAGATCGCAATGAATCCGTATTCTCAGCCCACATTGCCTCTGACTCACTATGCCAACATGATCGGTTATCCTATGATACCTCAGAGCTACCCATACATCCCATCGGCTTTTCAGCAAGCATATGCTGGTAACAACTCATAA
- the LOC104753268 gene encoding U-box domain-containing protein 17-like — protein MQRMLQFQQSSSRASAAYVSLSNAETHVPYFGRLRSYSSCSNTSPTTLFVDRNEELLRQRLYSFLEGFENGEIPNTDELRSFFVEKLGIKDPKRCRDEIEFLEEQISNHDCDDLEPSRSVINGFVAITRYCMYSLFGFEDGLDWSIIENSKKLRKCLVAEEIVDTFTTLPKDFVCSISLSLMKDPVIVSTGQTYDRSSIVRWFKEGHSTCPKTGQKIVDSSCVVPNRALRDLITRWCAATEFGESPDEESPAWVMQTRASMKATKATVLILIQHLAGESELAQVVAAREIRLLSKIVRERGELIAEAGAIPHLVRLLKSQNAVTQEQSVTAMLNLSVCECELNKSLVMEENDCLESIVSVLASGLTLEARGNAAATLYCLSTVHEYKKRIANAVGCIESLVLLSQNGKPRGRKDAINALSGIWRDPDNHSKMINSVGVLALVKALADKDEAVAERAVVVLAVVANNSLGAETIGREESAVAGLIELMRCGTPRGKENAVATLLHLCVNGGAVVVEKVVRAPDLTGLTQNVLRTGTDRGRRNATSLLGLFLNGCENTAMMRSGNREGGFETHVSLPPISVPVSVL, from the exons ATGCAGAGAATG CTTCAGTTTCAGCAGAGCTCATCTCGTGCTTCCGCAGCGTACGTTTCTCTTTCCAACGCAGAAACGCACGTTCCCTACTTCGGAAGATTGAGGTCTTACTCGTCTTGTTCGAATACCTCGCCGACGACACTGTTCGTTGATCGCAACGAGGAACTGCTACGGCAAAGATTATATTCTTTCCTTGAAGGATTTGAGAACGGCGAAATACCTAATACGGATGAACTGAGATCCTTCTTCGTTGAGAAATTAGGGATCAAGGATCCCAAACGTTGCAGAGATGAAATCGAGTTTTTAGAAGAGCAGATTTCGAATCACGACTGTGATGATTTGGAGCCTTCAAGGTCTGTGATTAACGGGTTTGTAGCTATCACACGGTATTGCATGTATTCGTTGTTTGGGTTTGAAGATGGGTTGGATTGGAGTATCATCGAGAACTCCAAGAAACTGAGGAAATGTTTAGTTGCGGAGGAGATCGTGGACACGTTTACAACACTACCAAAGGATTTTGTATGCTCCATCTCTCTTAGTTTGATGAAAGATCCTGTGATTGTTTCCACTGGACAAACTTATGATCGGAGCTCAATCGTTAGGTGGTTTAAAGAAGGTCACTCTACTTGTCCCAAAACAGGACAAAAGATTGTGGACTCTTCTTGTGTTGTTCCTAACCGAGCTTTGAGAGACTTGATAACACGTTGGTGCGCTGCAACGGAGTTTGGAGAGTCACCCGACGAGGAGTCTCCTGCTTGGGTTATGCAAACGAGAGCTTCAATGAAAGCAACTAAAGCCACTGTATTGATTCTCATACAACATCTAGCTGGTGAGTCAGAGTTAGCTCAGGTAGTGGCGGCAAGAGAGATCCGTCTTCTAAGCAAAATAGTAAGGGAAAGAGGTGAACTGATCGCAGAAGCAGGTGCAATCCCACATTTGGTTAGGCTTCTTAAATCCCAAAACGCTGTTACGCAAGAGCAGTCGGTTACAGCAATGCTTAATTTGTCTGTATGCGAATGCGAGTTAAACAAGAGCCTGGTCATGGAGGAAAATGATTGCCTTGAGTCTATTGTGAGTGTTCTCGCCTCGGGTCTTACTTTGGAAGCTCGAGGGAACGCAGCAGCCACATTGTACTGTCTTTCTACAGTACATGAATATAAGAAACGGATCGCAAACGCTGTTGGCTGCATCGAATCACTTGTATTGCTGTCTCAAAATGGAAAGCCGAGAGGGAGAAAAGATGCTATCAACGCTTTAAGTGGTATATGGAGAGATCCAGATAATCACAGTAAGATGATAAACTCGGTAGGAGTGTTAGCTCTAGTGAAAGCTTTGGCGGATAAGGATGAGGCTGTGGCGGAGAGAGCGGTGGTAGTGTTGGCTGTAGTAGCGAATAATTCTTTAGGCGCAGAGACTATAGGAAGAGAGGAATCAGCTGTGGCGGGGCTCATTGAATTGATGAGATGTGGAACACCAAGGGGGAAAGAAAATGCGGTTGCTACCTTGTTACATCTCTGCGTAAACGGTGGAGCAGTTGTGGTGGAGAAGGTGGTGAGAGCACCGGATCTTACTGGTTTGACCCAAAACGTTTTGCGCACGGGTACAGACCGAGGTAGGCGGAATGCGACTTCACTCCTTGGTTTGTTTCTTAACGGGTGCGAAAACACAGCAATGATGCGGTCTGGTAATAGAGAAGGGGGTTTTGAAACCCATGTCTCCCTACCACCCATTTCTGTTCCCGTATCTGTCTTGTGA
- the LOC104749444 gene encoding protein transport protein Sec61 subunit alpha-like: MGGGFRVLHLVRPFLAFLPEVQSADRKVPFREKVIYTVISLFIFLVCSQLPLYGIHSTTGADPFYWMRVILASNRGTVMELGITPIVTSGLVMQLLAGSKIIEVDNNVREDRALLNGAQKLLGILIAIGEAVAYVLSGMYGPVGQLGVGNAILIILQLFFAGIIVICLDELLQKGYGLGSGISLFIATNICESIIWKAFSPTTINTGRGAEFEGAVIALFHMLITKSNKVAALRQAFYRQNLPNVTNLLATVLIFLIVIYFQGFRVVLPVRSKNARGQQGSYPIKLFYTSNMPIILQSALVSNLYFISQLLYRKFSGNFFVNLLGQWKESEYSGQSIPVSGLAYLITAPASFSDMAAHPFHALFYIVFMLTACALFSKTWIEVSGSSARDVAKQLKEQQMVMPGHRESNLQKELNRYIPTAAAFGGVCIGALTVLADFMGAIGSGTGILLAVTIIYQYFETFEKEKASELGFFGF; encoded by the exons ATGGGAGGAGGATTTAGAGTTTTGCATTTGGTGAGGCCATTTTTGGCTTTCTTGCCTGAGGTTCAGAGTGCTGACAGGAAGGTGCCATTCAGAGAGAAGGTTATCTACACTgtcatctctctcttcatctttcttgtCTGCAGTCAGCTCCCACTCTATGGAATCCATTCCACGACCGGTGCGGATCCCTTCTACTGGATGCGTGTCATTCTTGCTTCCAACCGTGGAACTGTCATGGAACTCGGTATTACTCCTATTGTCACGTCTGGACTCGTGATGCAACTCTTGGCTGGTTCCAAGATTATTGAGGTTGACAACAATGTTCGTGAGGATCGTGCCCTCTT GAATGGTGCTCAGAAACTTCTTGGTATTCTGATTGCCATCGGTGAGGCTGTTGCATATGTTCTTTCTGGAATGTATGGTCCCGTTGGACAGCTTGGTGTTGGAAATGCCATTCTCATCATCCTCCAGCTTTTCTTTGCTGGAATCATTGTTATCTGCCTTGATGAGCTCCTTCAGAAGGGATATGGTCTCGGCTCAGGAATCTCCCTTTTCATTGCCACCAACATCTG TGAAAGCATTATCTGGAAGGCATTTAGCCCAACTACCATCAACACCGGGCGTGGAGCTGAGTTTGAAGGTGCTGTTATTGCACTGTTCCATATGTTGATAACCAAGTCCAACAAGGTTGCGGCTCTCCGTCAAGCTTTCTACCGGCAAAACCTTCCGAATGTTACCAACTTGCTTGCCACAGTCTTGATCTTCCTGATTGTGATCTACTTCCAAGGTTTCCGCGTGGTTTTGCCTGTGAGATCAAAGAATGCCCGTGGACAACAGGGTTCTTACCCAATCAAGCTGTTCTACACCTCTAACATGCCCATCATCCTCCAATCCGCTCTTGTTTCAAATCTTTACTTCATCTCTCAG CTTCTCTACAGGAAGTTCAGCGGAAATTTCTTTGTAAACCTTTTGGGACAGTGGAAAGAATCTGAGTACAGTGGACAATCTATTCCAGTTAGTGGTCTGGCTTACCTCATCACAGCTCCAGCAAG CTTCTCGGATATGGCGGCTCACCCGTTCCATGCACTGTTCTACATTGTGTTCATGCTCACTGCTTGTGCTCTTTTCTCAAAGACATGGATTGAAGTCTCTGGATCTTCTGCTAGGGATGTAGCTAAGCAGCTCAAG GAACAACAAATGGTGATGCCAGGACACAGAGAGTCAAACTTACAGAAGGAACTGAACAGGTATATCCCAACAGCTGCGGCTTTTGGAGGAGTGTGTATCGGTGCACTCACTGTTCTGGCTGATTTCATGGGAGCCATTGGGTCGGGAACTGGAATTCTGTTGGCTGTCACCATCATATACCAGTATTTCGAGACCTTTGAAAAGGAAAAGGCCAGTGAGCTCGGCTTCTTCGGGTTCTAA